The sequence cgggacgcatacgcgatcaccttcccgccttgcatcaaaacacaccccaaATCTGAATAGGACGCTTCACTAAAAACCACAAAGTCTTCACCTTGCACCGGTAGAgtgagcaccggagtcgaagttagtcttttcttcaactcttggaaactccggtcgcactcgtcgctccacacgaacttggtgcccttctgGGTCAGATCGGTTAGTGGAATTATAATCTTTGAGAAACCTTCCacgaaccgtcgataatagcacactaagcccacgaagcttcgaacctccgtgacatttgtcgggcgaggccaatccttgatcgcctccacttttcTCGGGTCAGCCAAAACTCCACCttcggaaatcacatgcccaaGAAACGCaacttctcggagccaaaagtcgcatttcttaaacttCGCGTATAGcttctcccgaaggatttgaagcactatccgcaaATGTTCGGCATACTCCTTGTCGCTACGAGAGTAtaccaaaatgtcgtctatgaagaccatgACAAATCAGTCCAAATACTCTcggaagacacggttcattaaatccatgaacactgccggggcatttgtgaacccgaacggcataaccgtgaattcatagtgacCATACCGCGTGCAGAAGGCGGTCTTCTGCAGatcctccggcttaatcttaagctgatgatagcCGGGctgaaggtctatcttcgagtacactcgcgacccctgtagctgatcaaacaagtcatcgattcggggtaacgggtacttattcttgatcgtaacctcgttcaactcgcggtagtctACGCAGAatcgaaacgatccatccttcttacGCACGAGtaataccggggctccccacggcgatacactcGGCTTAATAAACTCCTTATCAAGGAGATCTTGTAATTGAGTTCTCAACTCCTTCAGTTCAGCCGGCGCCATTTGATATGGAGCTTTCGAAATCGATGCGGTTCCCGGAATCAAGTctatcacaaactcgatcttcCGATCTGGCGGTATCCCCAGTAACTCCACAGGGAATACGTCCGGAAATTCTCGGACCACAGACAACTCTTCGAGTGTCGGAGTCGTCCTCTCGacctccacaacggtcgccaaataggctgcacaaccgctgttgaccaacttcctcgccctcgtcgccgacaccgttgCGGCGTAGCGCGAGTTTCTACAGGCCCGGTAGGTAAATTCCTCCTGGCCCGATTCCCGAAACGTTATCACCTTACTCCTGCAATTAATGgtcgcatagtacttcgagagccaatccatttcCAGAATGACATCGAAGTCTCTCAACTTCTTGAGCATCAACATCCTAAttggcattatccagtcgcctacttgcACTAGACATGCCAAACACTCCTTGCGGACAAGAAAATCACGCCCAGGGCTCGATACTCGCCAAGTGCTTTTACTAGGCTGGAACTCCATGTCATGCACTTGTGTAAATGGCCTACTAATGAATGAGtgcgtagcacctgtatcaaacatagccctagagcgaactccgttaattaaaaccatacttGCCAACCCATGGCGCTCCTCGGCCTCAGCAGGTTCCTCGGTTTGGGCTTGAGCAGCGAACACCCTCCGCTCGGAGCCGATTGAATCATCTCGGGCTGACGTGGCTTCATCGCACGTCCAGACGTTGCAGAGTAGGTGGAACGCCTCCATAATGAGCTGGCATCGCAGGAGCCGACACGATCGATGGAGCGGGCAAAGCCCTCACCGGACAGTAGCGACTAATATGTCCCGCCTGGCCGCAGGTGAAGCACTTCCCCTCCTGTTGTGCACAAGTCCTTGGCTCATGGTTTCCACCACAGATAGTGCACCGCTGAGGTCCACGGCTCTTGGATTGGGTTCGCGGGTACTTCGGCGGCTTCCTCGACCTCGACTGAGCTCCATAACTGCCTTGAGCCCGCTTCTTGCCACCGTCATTTTCGAACGCCTCTCGCTCCTCACAGATGTGAGCATTtccttgctccgcccacaatgctctgtcgagcacctccgcgaaggtagtgagcttcagTATATGGACCCCCTTATAGATGTCGGGCTGGAGCCCTCGCTCGAAGCAATCGGCTCGATCTCGGTCATTTCGCACTACGTTAGGGATGCAGTCTACAATGTgtgagaactcccgctcatactttGCAACTGAGCGGCATCCTTGCTTCAACTTCCGAAACTGCTCCTGGAGCTTCTTCTTAtcgctatcggggaagtagttgacaTACAACAACACCAGAAACTCTTCCCATGTCAACGGCAGAAGGTCGAAAGCCCGATGCTGCTTAATccgtttccaccacaccttcgccgttCGCTCTGAGCAATGAGTGGCGAGGGGGACCTTATCTTTCTCCAATGTGTAAAGGTCCTCAAatagggtctccatcgagtccaCCCATGACTCGACCATCTATGGCTCGACCTTCTCACCGTCGAAGATCGGTGGATCGAACTTTCGAAACTGTATAAGAGCCGCAAGCGCGCGGTCCCTCTCCACTCCATCGGCCGCCGCATCGAGTGTGGTAGAACTcgacgccgccggaggaacaCTCGCCGGCGggggacgtgccgccaccggaacagccgcaatgccctcaccctcagccgccaTAGGCGCACAAGCCGAGGGCGCGAGCGGGTCACGGCCTTCAGTCGCCGTTGCAGCCGCTGCCGCTAAATGCCACTCCATAAGTCCTTGGAGTTTCTCGAACCGACTCTCCTGGCACTACACTACACCAGCTAATGCCGTCATTTGCGCCCGTAACTCCTGTATTTCGCTAGACCCGGCTTGCTCGGGCAACTCAGTAGGCGGTGCCGGAACGGATCTACGCGTGTACCGTCTTGGGGACATTGACTCCTGAAATGCAACAAACGGGTTAATCCTCATAACTCGACTACTTAACGCAATGACGAGACAAAACAACTTAACGTCGCAATTAGGCGAAATCGAACAAATGTACTCATTCTTAACTCTTGgtgtcatgttgtcggccgccaacacaatctTCTCAAGTCAAGAACTAGAACCACTTGAGTCCGTCTCCATcaacaactagagacatatcatcaacttcgacccaatcgaattgaCTTTCGCCACCAAACATAGGTTCACGTTTCGTTCACGCACCTCTACCCTTAGAgttgccaacctagggtctcctaggtccatcctagactctctctttacttgctcttaacttgctctaataccaactgaaTCTGTCACGCCACGAGGCCGCTAccgatttggtccggttcggccgcgtcgaacagatgccgaacggacagcacctcccctattcgcccaaggctaagcaacgagatcatgtacaagaatttgcccagaaaaagaaattcattacatacacgatcaacaaGAGCACCACAAatgctaacaagtaagagcaagaaccacaagtgtacaacaagtgaataaagagagatattctagctattacaaccattcaatattaattcttttgattacatttccatctcccaaaatgtaATACAAGTTCACCTTCAAAATGCATAAGTAGCTCTCCAACATCTATCCAAAATGTACATTATCATCGTCTAGTACATGAAGGTACTCTAAATGCAGATAGGAAGCTACTAACTACCTAGggtgctatgcccttgccgtcgTCCTCGCCCGGCGAactcgtactcggccctgcaacaaagtggggtgagaactatataaatatagttcccagtgggttcggtcgccAACTCCGCCGAttttttcactaggtctaagtaggcacagatagatagatagataaataggtAGAAATAAACTGCAACTATATTCTACcatgaggatcaaaatggcaacctaagagggggggtgaattaggtttctaaaataaacatCCAAATAATGAAGCAAATTAAAAAcccgatgcaaataaaagaaatgcaaactcgaaaagcacacgatcaatttgtttcgaggtttggcactttgcctacgtccccgccaacttctcaacactcgtgaatgttggatctccactagatgatgcttttgcgggcaagcaccaagccttcacttCAGCTCCTTCTTATTTCAAGCTTCAAAActttgcttttctctctttttacaagattaaatctcactacaagtttcactcaagtttagagagagaattaagagctaagagtattaagatcactgaagtttttaagctcaaatgAACTATCAAGTTGCTGCTGAGagaggcctcaataccatctatttatagcctcgggcAGCCTCTGTCGGttgtactttcgggcgccctaaacatgtttccgggcgcccagaagttgtgcacgccagctgcctgtcggcccacgtgcgccgcttttcttgactttgtatgttcgggccgtcaaaaatttgtgggcgcccagatctcgaggaacagcttttctgacacgcgtagcttttcttgacttcgtaagttctgggccgtcaaaagttgtgggcgcacaGAATACGAGGAACATCTTTTCTGACAGgcgccgcttcctctggatttgggccgtcagaaattgtgggcgcccagatctcgagggacaacttttTGACATGCGCCGTTTTTCTAGATTCgagccgtcaaaagttgtgggcgcccaaAAAATCGTGCTGACTTTTCTTGCCAGACAGCCCAGATTGCGTGCGCCGCTTACCAAGATCATTTTTGGGCTTCCataaaatctgggcgcccagattgcGCGCCGCCTGCTGTCAGAACTTTTTGGGCTGATATGtaacctgtcaagtcaaatagTCTCGGTGTTTCTGgatcacccgaacagcaaacaggcaggatccaaaaggtctcaaaatattcggatccactttagggcgcccagaatagggtccagaaattttaatttgacagaacacagaatttgagcagtttttgaatatttaaaaattctattcacctAATCACAAGTTAGgaatttgtttaagtgatctataaggtgataaaataaatagtttaaacttagctaaaaatttcTCACTCCAATTATAaggcaaaatattaattaaattaagaatggagagagtgagtttgtctatttgacaaaggaagcaaatacagcttcaagtggtgaagcttggtgctagaatattgcccatcttgaatcctttttgaatatagagagatctaaaacacaaaactcaagataaaagattagtccaataattgtaattatttgttatcatcaaaatctaatagaagATTAGGGCCACTTGGCCAACAATCTCCTCCTTTTTGATGATGACAAATAATGTGATATCATATCCAAAATAGTAGAATACTCCccctaaatatatgcatatatttaacaAGCATATAACACAATCATAGGCATAGCATATATTACAATAAAAGAAGTAAGCAACCATGTAggcaaaaatcaaaatgtaaACAAGGCTAGCATAGCATAATAAAACATAAGCAGCATAATAAACCACAATCATAGCATGGTATATCACATAGCAAGTTCTCCCcttttgtcatcacaaaaaaaaagcataaaagaagACTAGCCATAAgctaatcatcatcatcatcgtcctCCTCTTCATCGTCCTCATGATCCGTAGGTGAAACTGGTGGAGGCATAGTGGAGGAGGATGGTCGATTAACGTGGGGTCCATACGCGGCATAAAAGGCACTAGAAGGTCCAAAGAGAAAGTCCATGTATGCCTTGATGCCGGAAACATCCGTCTGGAGAGCATGCATATGGTCTTCCATCCTATCAAGTCGATCAAAAACCTGGTTTTGAAAATCCATAGGTGGAGGAGCATAGGGCGGAGGCACAGCAAGGGGTGGCTCAAAGGGTGGAGGAGATGCTTGTGGCGGCGGCTCAACCGGTGGAGAAGGTGCTCGATGTGGCGGCTCATAAGGCAAAGGATCATCCTCGGCGTCGTCAATGTCATCGCCATGCTCGCTGGGCGAATCAACAACATGCTTTCTTATCCAAATGCCATGACGATTTTTCTTGAAGCCTAGGGTGGAAAAAGTGGCGGTAGAAATGGCGGAAGGGTACTTCATCGGCCTCACGTCGGAAAGATCAAACGACATGAACTCGAGGAGAGCGGTGAGCAAAGAGCCATATGGAAGTGAGCGCGAGGGATGAGAAATTGCGACGGCCATGTGGCGAATGATGATATACCCCAAATTAACCCGGACGCCCGCAAATAGATGATGAAGTAGAAAAAGATCCATTTTTTGAACAGCGGTGTGGTGACCGTCTCGAGGAAGAACTACTTTAGTAAGTAAAAAGTGGGCGAGGCGATGAGGAAAGGAAAGATGAGAGCAATCTTCTCGTGAAGTAGATTCTTCACAAAGAAAATGATTGCGGAGTTGCGCCTCAGAAAATGCGGAAAAGTTTCAAGTGTTGGTTTGGTAGTAGCAAACACCGTCATTAGGAATGTTTAAAACTATATGAAGAAGGATAGGAGTAATGGCAAAAATACGTCCCCGGTAGTAGGAAGTAATATTAGTAAATTCGGGATTAAAAGTggcatttgcataaaaagtcTTAATTAGATCCGGATAAAATGGTCGCGAATTTTGAACAAAGAAATCCCATTCAACTTGTGTGAGATTATCCAAAAGTTCataacaatcaaaatttaaataataaatgtgaTGGCAAGGTTGAACGGGACGACCTGaaagaaatttattttgagCTTCTCTAGATACAAagttaaaagcatcaaaatcttcattttgATAATCTCTATGTGAAGAAGAGCCTCTAGATGCATTTTTAGTTCtaggcattttttttatttatttattttaataataaaaagctaGGGTTTATGCAATAAAAATGGAACAAGATGCAAGATCTAGGATGAAAAGATGTAAATCTAGGTAGAGGACAAGATTATGGTGCAAAGCGTACaagaaatctgcaaaaaaaaagattttaaaaaataataataataataatgcaagCTTAGGGTTAAcagcaggaagaagaagaagaaaaaaaaaatgaaaaaggagaGGAAATACCACAGAttgaggagaaggaagaagagatCTGAGTGCTGGAGGAGATTTGGGCGGTTCTGATGAGGGCTGGGCGCAGGTACTGGGCGACCGGACagcgaggaggaagaagaagagaagaaaaaaaaaatgaaagggaAAGGGTTGTCGGGCGGCTGGGACGAAGAGGGCCCGCTCGCGGGTTTCGGGCGCTCGTGCGAGTCGGCGTGGTCGCCCGGATCCGCAACCCAGAACCCGCCAGGGTGGTCAAAGCGGCGCGGCGGTCAAAGAGGGTTTCGGGCGCAAGTGCGGCTCGGATCGGTCGCCCAGATCCGCAGCCCGGTAACCCGCCAGGGTGGTCAAAGCGGTGCGGCGTCAAAGCGTGTTTTCGGGCGCGAGTTGCGGGTCGGATCGGTCG is a genomic window of Ananas comosus cultivar F153 linkage group 13, ASM154086v1, whole genome shotgun sequence containing:
- the LOC109719274 gene encoding uncharacterized protein LOC109719274, with the protein product MVESWVDSMETLFEDLYTLEKDKVPLATHCSERTAKVWWKRIKQHRAFDLLPLTWEEFLVLLYVNYFPDSDKKKLQEQFRKLKQGCRSVAKALWAEQGNAHICEEREAFENDGGKKRAQGSYGAQSRSRKPPKYPRTQSKSRGPQRCTICGGNHEPRTCAQQEGKCFTCGQAGHISRYCPVRALPAPSIVSAPAMPAHYGGVPPTLQRLDVR